A genomic segment from Octopus sinensis linkage group LG4, ASM634580v1, whole genome shotgun sequence encodes:
- the LOC115210808 gene encoding uncharacterized protein LOC115210808 isoform X3, producing MGADESKAGRYDLMGASAVVGNMRRMAEQAQPWALLHQCSLEQWKCGHAEATGFGDSLLTCDGLVFKDCSPAFCTSRQGIIDINKSNSFFSFRRRSKFIKMAEHFEYNHIPAQLSSIQNFHVKSVLCYHDNLVILHLVQNMMTQFGVIDLSINKFLGHFGKQNVEFVNEALWGELSSDDSTCLIKFPNLRGDNSASVFQLYNIKTKQLISEVSLPYSHSLFAFDPRFGNLRLAVTSFRRDEDNSLSLVRTDIWETVSFNTQIDVFRDMQRLKLKNLVYSKDGLLIFAIMMTGGCFCREKKSRKYNALTMAVYVFDGDTSQTLYCIQYIRFICGLHSCPVNFMPVFSNCGDRMALVLNVPDSSTDHIHVYKLPNKGNLQNRCRTRILQYFSPEMIPRLPLPQKLLDYLQFKPEYVQPPPLVCSRS from the exons ATGGGAGCTGATGAAAGCAAAGCTGGTAGATATGACTTGATGGGAGCCAGTGCTGTTGTCGGGAACATGAGGAGGATGGCAGAACAAGCACAGCCATGGGCGCTGTTACATCAGTGCTCACTAGAACAGTGGAAATGTGGACATGCAG AAGCCACTGGTTTTGGTGACTCCCTTCTAACATGTGATGGCTTGGTTTTTAAGGACTGTAGTCCCGCTTTCTGCACAAGTCGACAAGGGATCATTGATATAAACAAAAGTAACTCGTTTTTCAGTTTTCGACGCAGAAGCAAATTTATCAAAATGGCAGAACATTTCGAGTACAACCATATTCCTGCCCAGTTGTCTTCGATTCAAAATTTCCATGTCAAAAGTGTATTATGTTACCATGACAACTTAGTCATCCTTCATCTTGTACAGAATATGATGACTCAATTTGGAGTCATAGATTTGAGTATTAATAAATTTCTTGGACATTTCGGTAAACAGAATGTGGAATTTGTGAATGAAGCTTTATGGGGTGAACTGAGTTCTGACGACTCAACATGTTTGATTAAATTTCCAAATCTCCGTGGAGACAACAGCGCATCTGTCTTTCAGCTTTACAACATTAAAACCAAACAGCTGATTAGTGAAGTTAGTTTACCTTACAGTCACTCATTATTTGCATTTGATCCTAGATTTGGAAACCTCCGTCTTGCTGTAACCAGCTTCAGACGAGATGAAGATAACTCACTTAGTCTAGTTCGAACAGACATCTGGGAAACCGTGTCATTCAACACACAAATTGATGTTTTCCGTGATATGCAGCGACTGAAATTGAAAAACCTGGTGTACTCAAAAGACGGCTTGCTGATATTTGCAATAATGATGACAGGTGGCTGTTTTTGTCGTGAGAAAAAAAGTCGCAAATATAATGCCCTTACAATGGCTGTTTACGTATTTGACGGAGATACTTCACAAACACTATATTGTATTCAGTATATTAGATTTATATGTGGTCTGCATTCATGTCCTGTTAATTTTATGCCTGTTTTTTCTAACTGTGGTGATCGCATGGCCCTGGTTCTTAATGTGCCAGATTCTTCGACAGATCATATCCATGTTTACAAGCTTCCCAACAAAGGTAACCTTCAGAACCGTTGCCGTACAAGAATTTTACAATACTTTTCTCCAGAGATGATTCCTCGTCTGCCATTACCTCAAAAACTTTTGGACTATTTACAATTCAAACCAGAATATGTTCAGCCCCCACCTCTTGTGTGTTCCAGATCTTAA
- the LOC115210808 gene encoding uncharacterized protein LOC115210808 isoform X2, translated as MSLLFKREKWARDRHRQHQRGGQLRMGADESKAGRYDLMGASAVVGNMRRMAEQAQPWALLHQCSLEQWKCGHAEATGFGDSLLTCDGLVFKDCSPAFCTSRQGIIDINKSNSFFSFRRRSKFIKMAEHFEYNHIPAQLSSIQNFHVKSVLCYHDNLVILHLVQNMMTQFGVIDLSINKFLGHFGKQNVEFVNEALWGELSSDDSTCLIKFPNLRGDNSASVFQLYNIKTKQLISEVSLPYSHSLFAFDPRFGNLRLAVTSFRRDEDNSLSLVRTDIWETVSFNTQIDVFRDMQRLKLKNLVYSKDGLLIFAIMMTGGCFCREKKSRKYNALTMAVYVFDGDTSQTLYCIQYIRFICGLHSCPVNFMPVFSNCGDRMALVLNVPDSSTDHIHVYKLPNKGNLQNRCRTRILQYFSPEMIPRLPLPQKLLDYLQFKPEYVQPPPLVCSRS; from the exons aCGCGAGAAGTGGGCCCGTGATCGCCATCGACAGCATCAACGTGGAGGTCAGCTCAGAATGGGAGCTGATGAAAGCAAAGCTGGTAGATATGACTTGATGGGAGCCAGTGCTGTTGTCGGGAACATGAGGAGGATGGCAGAACAAGCACAGCCATGGGCGCTGTTACATCAGTGCTCACTAGAACAGTGGAAATGTGGACATGCAG AAGCCACTGGTTTTGGTGACTCCCTTCTAACATGTGATGGCTTGGTTTTTAAGGACTGTAGTCCCGCTTTCTGCACAAGTCGACAAGGGATCATTGATATAAACAAAAGTAACTCGTTTTTCAGTTTTCGACGCAGAAGCAAATTTATCAAAATGGCAGAACATTTCGAGTACAACCATATTCCTGCCCAGTTGTCTTCGATTCAAAATTTCCATGTCAAAAGTGTATTATGTTACCATGACAACTTAGTCATCCTTCATCTTGTACAGAATATGATGACTCAATTTGGAGTCATAGATTTGAGTATTAATAAATTTCTTGGACATTTCGGTAAACAGAATGTGGAATTTGTGAATGAAGCTTTATGGGGTGAACTGAGTTCTGACGACTCAACATGTTTGATTAAATTTCCAAATCTCCGTGGAGACAACAGCGCATCTGTCTTTCAGCTTTACAACATTAAAACCAAACAGCTGATTAGTGAAGTTAGTTTACCTTACAGTCACTCATTATTTGCATTTGATCCTAGATTTGGAAACCTCCGTCTTGCTGTAACCAGCTTCAGACGAGATGAAGATAACTCACTTAGTCTAGTTCGAACAGACATCTGGGAAACCGTGTCATTCAACACACAAATTGATGTTTTCCGTGATATGCAGCGACTGAAATTGAAAAACCTGGTGTACTCAAAAGACGGCTTGCTGATATTTGCAATAATGATGACAGGTGGCTGTTTTTGTCGTGAGAAAAAAAGTCGCAAATATAATGCCCTTACAATGGCTGTTTACGTATTTGACGGAGATACTTCACAAACACTATATTGTATTCAGTATATTAGATTTATATGTGGTCTGCATTCATGTCCTGTTAATTTTATGCCTGTTTTTTCTAACTGTGGTGATCGCATGGCCCTGGTTCTTAATGTGCCAGATTCTTCGACAGATCATATCCATGTTTACAAGCTTCCCAACAAAGGTAACCTTCAGAACCGTTGCCGTACAAGAATTTTACAATACTTTTCTCCAGAGATGATTCCTCGTCTGCCATTACCTCAAAAACTTTTGGACTATTTACAATTCAAACCAGAATATGTTCAGCCCCCACCTCTTGTGTGTTCCAGATCTTAA
- the LOC115210808 gene encoding uncharacterized protein LOC115210808 isoform X1 translates to MVAMSGFRREKWARDRHRQHQRGGQLRMGADESKAGRYDLMGASAVVGNMRRMAEQAQPWALLHQCSLEQWKCGHAEATGFGDSLLTCDGLVFKDCSPAFCTSRQGIIDINKSNSFFSFRRRSKFIKMAEHFEYNHIPAQLSSIQNFHVKSVLCYHDNLVILHLVQNMMTQFGVIDLSINKFLGHFGKQNVEFVNEALWGELSSDDSTCLIKFPNLRGDNSASVFQLYNIKTKQLISEVSLPYSHSLFAFDPRFGNLRLAVTSFRRDEDNSLSLVRTDIWETVSFNTQIDVFRDMQRLKLKNLVYSKDGLLIFAIMMTGGCFCREKKSRKYNALTMAVYVFDGDTSQTLYCIQYIRFICGLHSCPVNFMPVFSNCGDRMALVLNVPDSSTDHIHVYKLPNKGNLQNRCRTRILQYFSPEMIPRLPLPQKLLDYLQFKPEYVQPPPLVCSRS, encoded by the exons aCGCGAGAAGTGGGCCCGTGATCGCCATCGACAGCATCAACGTGGAGGTCAGCTCAGAATGGGAGCTGATGAAAGCAAAGCTGGTAGATATGACTTGATGGGAGCCAGTGCTGTTGTCGGGAACATGAGGAGGATGGCAGAACAAGCACAGCCATGGGCGCTGTTACATCAGTGCTCACTAGAACAGTGGAAATGTGGACATGCAG AAGCCACTGGTTTTGGTGACTCCCTTCTAACATGTGATGGCTTGGTTTTTAAGGACTGTAGTCCCGCTTTCTGCACAAGTCGACAAGGGATCATTGATATAAACAAAAGTAACTCGTTTTTCAGTTTTCGACGCAGAAGCAAATTTATCAAAATGGCAGAACATTTCGAGTACAACCATATTCCTGCCCAGTTGTCTTCGATTCAAAATTTCCATGTCAAAAGTGTATTATGTTACCATGACAACTTAGTCATCCTTCATCTTGTACAGAATATGATGACTCAATTTGGAGTCATAGATTTGAGTATTAATAAATTTCTTGGACATTTCGGTAAACAGAATGTGGAATTTGTGAATGAAGCTTTATGGGGTGAACTGAGTTCTGACGACTCAACATGTTTGATTAAATTTCCAAATCTCCGTGGAGACAACAGCGCATCTGTCTTTCAGCTTTACAACATTAAAACCAAACAGCTGATTAGTGAAGTTAGTTTACCTTACAGTCACTCATTATTTGCATTTGATCCTAGATTTGGAAACCTCCGTCTTGCTGTAACCAGCTTCAGACGAGATGAAGATAACTCACTTAGTCTAGTTCGAACAGACATCTGGGAAACCGTGTCATTCAACACACAAATTGATGTTTTCCGTGATATGCAGCGACTGAAATTGAAAAACCTGGTGTACTCAAAAGACGGCTTGCTGATATTTGCAATAATGATGACAGGTGGCTGTTTTTGTCGTGAGAAAAAAAGTCGCAAATATAATGCCCTTACAATGGCTGTTTACGTATTTGACGGAGATACTTCACAAACACTATATTGTATTCAGTATATTAGATTTATATGTGGTCTGCATTCATGTCCTGTTAATTTTATGCCTGTTTTTTCTAACTGTGGTGATCGCATGGCCCTGGTTCTTAATGTGCCAGATTCTTCGACAGATCATATCCATGTTTACAAGCTTCCCAACAAAGGTAACCTTCAGAACCGTTGCCGTACAAGAATTTTACAATACTTTTCTCCAGAGATGATTCCTCGTCTGCCATTACCTCAAAAACTTTTGGACTATTTACAATTCAAACCAGAATATGTTCAGCCCCCACCTCTTGTGTGTTCCAGATCTTAA